From the Lepidochelys kempii isolate rLepKem1 chromosome 2, rLepKem1.hap2, whole genome shotgun sequence genome, one window contains:
- the LOC140906213 gene encoding uncharacterized protein, with the protein MVSETMEQNPHQEVHKQVESHGVLLQRCKGSVSRRCEQGKTCESQHRPEKWQGNQPAQKVGKSVNYQGTLKGLKESMAQQGIPKGERKNTCVDCGEKFSRRLQLITHQKTHTGKKPYECCECRKTFTDSANLIRHQRIHTGERPYTCCECGKSFAWRSSLITHQRIHTGEKPYECCECGKTFNDSSHLIIHKRIHTGERNYTCVDCGKKFSRRSTLITHQRIHTGKKPYECCECKKTFIDSSNLIRHQRIHTGERPYKCCECGKTFTTSSLLITHQRIHTSEKPYECCECGKDFSSSSYLITHQRIHTGEKPYKCLECGKTFAWSSYLIIHQRIHTGEKPYKCFECGKTFAVSSNLVTHQRGHTGERNNTCVYCGKKFSRRSTLIRHQRSHTGERPYACCECGKTFTRSSHLIRHQSIHTEEKPYKCCECGKTFNRSSNLIRHQRIHTGEKPYE; encoded by the coding sequence ATGGTGAGTGAGACCATGGAGCAGAATCCTCATCAGgaagttcacaagcaagtggaaTCACATGGGGTGTTATTGCAAAGATGCAAAGGgagtgtgtccaggagatgtgaGCAGGGAAAAACCTGTGAGagtcagcacaggccagagaagtgGCAGGGAAACCAACCAGCGCAGAAGGTTGGTAAATCTGTTAATTATCAGGGAACTCTCAAAGGCCTCAAGGAAAGCATGGCCCAGCAGGGAATCcccaagggagagagaaagaacacaTGTGTTGATTGTGGGGAAAAGTTCAGTAGGCGCTTACAGCTTATTACACATCAGAAGACCCACACAGGGAagaaaccctatgaatgctgtgagtgcaggAAAACGTTCACTGATAGTGCaaaccttattagacatcagaggatccacacaggtgagagacCCTATAcctgctgtgagtgtgggaaaagctttgctTGGAGATCAAgccttattacacatcagaggatccacacaggggagaaaccctatgaatgctgtgagtgcggaAAAACCTTCAATGATAGCTCACACCTTATTATACATAAGAGGATTCATACAGGAGAGAGAAATTACACATGCGTTGATTGTGGGAAAAAGTTCAGTAGACGCTCAACCCTTATTAcgcatcagaggatccacactgggaagaaaccctatgaatgctgtgagtgcaaGAAAACCTTCATTGATAGCTCAAATcttattagacatcagaggattcacacaggagagaggccctataAATGCTGTGaatgtgggaaaaccttcactaCAAGCTCACtccttattacacatcagaggatccacacatcagagaaaccctatgaatgctgcGAGTGTGGGAAAGACTTTTCTTCAAGCTCAtaccttattacacatcagaggatccacacaggggagaaaccctataaatgtcttgagtgcgggaaaacctttgCTTGGAGCTCATACCTTATTatacatcagaggatccacacaggggagaaaccctataaatgttttgagtgcgggaaaacctttgCTGTTAGCTCAAACCTTGTTACACATCAGAGgggccacacaggagagagaaatAACACATGTGTTTATTGTGGGAAAAAGTTCAGTAGgcgctcaacccttattagacatcagaggagccacacaggagagagaccctatgcaTGCTGTGaatgtgggaaaaccttcactcgGAGCTCACACCTCATCAGGCATCAGAGCATTCACACAGaggagaaaccctataaatgctgtGAATGTGGAAAAACCTTCAATCGGAGCTCAAACCTTATTAggcatcagaggatccacacaggggagaaaccctatGAATAA